The following coding sequences are from one bacterium BMS3Abin14 window:
- the cheY_1 gene encoding chemotaxis protein CheY, with translation MAIKVMIVDDAMFMRNMIGDIFQGKKFADEEYEVVAEAENGIEAVEKYKEFRPDVVTMDIVMPEMTGIEALKEIIKIDEDARIIMCSALGQDSLVMEALDSGAKDFIVKPFQPEKVLDVVVRILTEAREFPS, from the coding sequence ATGGCAATAAAGGTGATGATCGTCGATGATGCGATGTTCATGCGAAACATGATTGGGGACATCTTTCAGGGAAAGAAATTCGCCGATGAGGAATATGAGGTTGTTGCCGAAGCTGAGAACGGAATTGAAGCGGTGGAAAAATACAAGGAATTCCGGCCTGATGTTGTCACCATGGATATCGTCATGCCCGAGATGACGGGCATCGAAGCTCTGAAGGAGATCATCAAAATCGACGAGGATGCCAGGATCATCATGTGCAGTGCGTTGGGACAGGATAGCCTTGTCATGGAAGCTCTGGATTCCGGGGCCAAGGATTTCATCGTAAAACCGTTTCAGCCCGAGAAGGTTCTCGACGTGGTCGTCAGAATTCTTACGGAAGCCAGAGAGTTTCCCTCTTAA
- a CDS encoding cheW-like domain protein, producing MTSAEDAVQEANGAESPRIEDERGAILFKVGHEYMALPLEDIGEIHEMEEISVLPLTPPFLGGVINVHGILASVINLDVVMNVHKSGDGRFLIRLIPERGGIALRVDNAFGMVRYSVLEEVAVAQDSAYGKVHIVEGVFRSGDKLISLINPDKLCAWIDKALAKGDE from the coding sequence AAAGCCCCAGGATTGAAGATGAGCGTGGCGCAATCCTCTTCAAGGTGGGCCACGAATATATGGCGCTCCCGCTTGAGGACATCGGGGAGATACATGAAATGGAGGAAATCTCCGTTCTCCCCCTTACACCCCCGTTCCTCGGGGGGGTAATAAATGTCCACGGCATCCTGGCCTCGGTTATAAACCTGGACGTTGTAATGAACGTCCACAAGAGCGGCGATGGACGATTCCTGATCCGGCTGATCCCTGAGCGCGGAGGGATAGCCCTCAGGGTGGATAATGCGTTTGGGATGGTCAGGTATTCTGTCCTCGAGGAGGTCGCGGTGGCCCAGGATTCAGCGTACGGAAAGGTCCATATTGTGGAGGGGGTATTTCGGAGTGGAGACAAACTCATATCGTTGATCAACCCGGATAAATTGTGTGCCTGGATCGACAAGGCATTGGCGAAAGGGGATGAGTGA
- the purE_2 gene encoding N5-carboxyaminoimidazole ribonucleotide mutase, whose product MSRKELLELLKKVSSGDMAPDSALDALVDFPSACLGYATIDTQRQVRRGIPETVYGEGKTPDQIGGIVEKMVESGSPVLVTRISGEAAEKVLARWPDAVHDAMSRTLICGSLPGQDSSPIMVIAAGTSDLPVAEEAARTVSFLGRGVIRAYDVGVSGLHRLASFRKEMEEAGVIVAVAGMEGALPSVVAGLVSVPVIGVPTSIGYGASFGGITPLLTMLSSCACGLTVVNIDNGYGAAVAAHFILGAGDSR is encoded by the coding sequence ATGAGCCGAAAAGAGCTTCTGGAACTGCTGAAGAAGGTTTCGTCCGGGGATATGGCCCCCGACTCGGCGTTAGATGCTCTCGTCGACTTTCCGTCGGCCTGTCTGGGCTATGCAACCATCGATACCCAGCGGCAGGTGCGCAGAGGTATTCCCGAAACGGTATACGGCGAGGGAAAAACACCGGATCAGATCGGGGGCATTGTGGAGAAAATGGTCGAATCCGGCTCTCCTGTTCTGGTGACGCGGATCTCGGGTGAGGCGGCGGAAAAGGTCCTGGCCAGATGGCCGGACGCCGTTCACGATGCCATGTCCAGAACTCTCATTTGCGGTTCCCTCCCCGGGCAGGATAGCTCCCCCATCATGGTCATTGCCGCGGGAACATCGGATCTTCCCGTAGCGGAGGAGGCCGCACGGACTGTATCCTTTCTCGGCAGGGGGGTGATCCGGGCCTACGATGTGGGTGTGTCCGGTCTCCATCGGCTGGCATCCTTCAGAAAAGAGATGGAAGAAGCGGGGGTGATCGTGGCTGTCGCGGGAATGGAAGGAGCCCTGCCGTCGGTGGTTGCCGGGCTTGTCTCGGTTCCCGTCATCGGGGTTCCCACCAGCATTGGATACGGTGCGTCCTTTGGCGGGATAACACCTCTGTTGACCATGCTTTCCTCCTGTGCCTGCGGCCTTACTGTGGTTAATATCGACAACGGGTATGGAGCCGCGGTGGCGGCCCATTTTATCCTCGGCGCCGGGGATTCGAGGTAG
- the cheA_1 gene encoding chemotaxis protein CheA: MDMSKYKDLFISEAREHIQGINDCILVLEKDVENTESINELFRHAHSVKGMSASMGYSAIAGLSHRLEDMMDIFRQGSARISPPVVDILFQGIDFLDGMVKAVEDDSSADDLDTTGYLNDIQKIIDARLPEESDKGPEKLSEPVPAAEGTSSAEPAPQAMEEELTIVFRISDTSPVPAVRAYLAIKRLGKLGEIVSVSPSLDEIKAGGYSGEVSMVVTGTDRPAVEKLLKNSTEMGEFTASSLKSGKKPKPAPAVTESVPPKTRYSAPAPAASKSVRINTQLLDTFINLVGELIVTKSRLRELSKESGSTMTDQVLTRLDHLVGTLHGEVMKVRMDPMESVTKRLPRVVRDLGRKEGKEISLVIEGAQIELDRAILEELGDPLVHILRNAVDHGIEDAGERERAGKPKVGNITISISRERDMVYVNIVDDGRGMNLKKISAKAIQKGIISEEQARVMSEEDAIMLICRPGFSTADKVTDVSGRGVGMDVVQAVVESLGGTLAIESNSGTGSRFTLKLPLTVAIVKMLLIQAREHIFAIPITRVVRTTRVAGEDVKESQGRFYITLDEDLVPLHFLRKMLSLPGPPDDNGLLTVVVVEVTNRMVGIAVDGVSGQADIVVKPLCYPLERLVGYSGMTVLGSGKIVPVLDLGNLL, translated from the coding sequence ATGGATATGTCCAAATACAAGGACCTCTTTATCTCGGAGGCAAGGGAACACATCCAGGGCATCAACGACTGTATCCTGGTGTTGGAAAAGGATGTTGAAAATACCGAGAGCATTAACGAACTGTTTCGTCATGCCCACTCGGTAAAGGGGATGTCCGCTTCAATGGGGTATAGCGCCATTGCCGGTCTGAGCCATCGCCTTGAGGACATGATGGACATCTTTCGGCAGGGCAGCGCCCGGATCTCACCGCCCGTTGTTGATATTCTCTTTCAGGGCATTGACTTCCTCGATGGGATGGTAAAAGCCGTCGAGGATGATTCTTCGGCCGATGATCTCGATACAACCGGCTACCTGAACGATATCCAGAAAATTATTGACGCCCGTCTCCCGGAGGAGTCCGACAAAGGTCCTGAAAAGCTCTCCGAGCCTGTTCCGGCTGCAGAAGGGACATCTTCCGCTGAACCCGCGCCACAGGCCATGGAAGAGGAGCTCACCATCGTTTTCCGAATATCCGATACGAGCCCTGTCCCGGCGGTTCGAGCCTACCTGGCCATAAAGAGACTAGGTAAACTGGGGGAGATAGTTTCGGTTTCCCCATCGCTCGATGAGATTAAAGCGGGAGGTTATTCGGGCGAGGTATCCATGGTTGTAACCGGGACTGACAGGCCGGCCGTTGAGAAACTCCTGAAGAATTCCACGGAAATGGGGGAATTTACCGCCAGTTCCCTGAAATCGGGGAAAAAGCCCAAGCCCGCTCCAGCGGTCACTGAATCTGTTCCCCCTAAAACCAGATATAGCGCCCCGGCGCCGGCGGCATCCAAGTCTGTCAGGATAAACACTCAACTTCTCGACACATTCATTAACCTGGTGGGCGAACTCATTGTAACCAAAAGCAGGCTCAGGGAACTGTCAAAGGAATCCGGGTCCACCATGACCGACCAGGTGTTGACGAGACTGGATCATCTTGTCGGTACCCTTCATGGTGAGGTGATGAAGGTGCGTATGGATCCCATGGAGTCCGTGACCAAAAGGCTTCCCAGGGTGGTGAGGGATCTGGGGAGGAAAGAGGGCAAGGAGATCTCCCTTGTGATCGAGGGAGCCCAGATCGAGTTGGACAGGGCTATTTTGGAAGAGCTCGGTGATCCGCTGGTCCATATCCTGAGAAACGCGGTGGACCACGGTATCGAGGACGCCGGGGAACGAGAAAGAGCCGGGAAGCCCAAGGTGGGAAACATAACCATAAGCATCTCGCGTGAAAGGGATATGGTCTACGTTAATATAGTGGACGATGGCCGGGGTATGAACCTGAAAAAGATAAGCGCCAAGGCTATCCAGAAGGGGATCATCTCAGAGGAGCAGGCCAGGGTGATGAGCGAGGAGGACGCGATAATGCTTATCTGCCGGCCTGGTTTCTCTACGGCCGACAAAGTGACGGATGTGTCAGGCCGCGGCGTTGGAATGGATGTTGTCCAGGCTGTGGTTGAATCCCTCGGGGGTACCCTTGCCATTGAGAGCAACAGCGGAACAGGGAGCAGATTCACACTCAAGCTTCCCCTGACTGTCGCCATTGTAAAGATGCTTCTGATCCAGGCCCGGGAGCATATCTTTGCAATACCTATTACCAGGGTGGTCCGCACCACAAGGGTCGCAGGGGAGGATGTTAAGGAGAGCCAGGGCCGCTTTTATATTACTCTTGATGAAGATCTCGTCCCGCTCCACTTTCTCAGGAAGATGCTGTCCCTTCCCGGTCCTCCGGATGACAATGGACTCCTCACCGTGGTCGTGGTGGAGGTTACCAACAGGATGGTCGGGATTGCGGTGGACGGGGTGTCAGGACAGGCGGATATCGTCGTTAAACCGCTCTGTTACCCTCTTGAACGTCTTGTGGGATATTCCGGAATGACTGTTCTGGGCAGCGGGAAAATCGTTCCCGTCCTTGATCTCGGCAATCTTCTCTAG
- the cheD_2 gene encoding chemoreceptor glutamine deamidase CheD has protein sequence MEAVNEKKLPRPGRVRVMVSFAVGVSEYAIKRDPARIITYGLGSCLAIALYSKNNRIGSMAHVMLPVAFDRVDPLKPGKYADTAVSAMLRGMKEKGIRSQDLVAKLAGGAEMFPGSITRRIGARNALSARKTLRFYGIKILSEDIGGDYGRSVEFFLDSGDLQVRTLKGAVIKI, from the coding sequence ATGGAAGCGGTGAATGAAAAAAAACTCCCCCGGCCGGGGCGGGTTCGGGTGATGGTTTCGTTTGCCGTTGGTGTCTCCGAGTATGCTATCAAGCGCGACCCCGCAAGAATTATTACCTATGGTCTTGGTTCGTGCCTGGCAATTGCGCTTTACAGCAAAAACAACCGGATAGGGTCCATGGCCCATGTGATGCTCCCCGTGGCCTTTGATCGTGTTGATCCCCTCAAACCCGGGAAATACGCAGACACTGCCGTGTCGGCAATGCTCAGGGGAATGAAGGAGAAGGGGATTAGATCGCAGGACCTTGTGGCAAAGCTGGCCGGGGGAGCGGAGATGTTCCCAGGGAGTATCACCAGAAGGATCGGGGCCAGGAATGCCCTGTCCGCGCGAAAAACGCTCAGATTCTATGGTATAAAGATTCTGTCCGAGGATATCGGGGGGGACTATGGACGAAGCGTGGAGTTTTTTTTAGATTCGGGGGACCTGCAGGTAAGGACACTCAAGGGCGCTGTTATAAAAATATAG
- the folD gene encoding bifunctional protein FolD protein, translated as MAKARIINGKEIAARVLAEVKVEADRFTASAGRPPGLAVVLVGENPASAVYVRMKVKDCGICCIRSFSHRLPEHAATGEVLDLIDSLNGDSQVDGLLVQLPLPDGMDTNSVLDRIDPAKDVDGFHPVNVGRMVRGDSAVLKSCTPAGVMRMLDEAGVDPAGKRAVVIGRSDIVGKPMALLLLHRHATVTMCHSRTPDLDEIARKADILVAAVGRPLMVKKDWIREGAAVIDVGMNQVLRENAPEILMKDPGRVRDFEKKGYTLVGDVSPDAVEAAGWYTPVPGGVGPMTRAMLMANTVQAAGWRLGRGY; from the coding sequence ATGGCTAAAGCGAGAATCATCAATGGGAAGGAGATTGCAGCCAGAGTTCTGGCAGAAGTAAAGGTGGAGGCTGACAGGTTCACCGCGTCCGCCGGGCGCCCCCCCGGCCTGGCGGTGGTCCTTGTGGGTGAGAACCCGGCATCGGCTGTCTACGTTCGCATGAAGGTCAAGGACTGCGGCATCTGCTGTATCAGGTCCTTTTCCCACCGTCTGCCGGAGCATGCCGCTACGGGAGAGGTTCTCGATCTGATAGACAGCCTCAACGGTGACAGTCAGGTGGACGGCCTTCTCGTTCAGCTCCCTCTTCCGGATGGCATGGATACCAATTCCGTCCTTGACAGGATCGATCCGGCCAAGGATGTGGACGGGTTTCATCCCGTTAACGTGGGCCGCATGGTCCGCGGCGATTCCGCGGTACTTAAATCCTGCACGCCGGCCGGGGTGATGCGAATGCTCGACGAGGCCGGGGTGGATCCTGCCGGCAAGCGGGCGGTAGTTATCGGCAGAAGCGACATCGTCGGAAAACCCATGGCGCTGCTCCTGCTTCACCGCCACGCGACCGTAACCATGTGTCACTCACGGACGCCGGATCTGGATGAGATAGCCAGGAAGGCGGATATCCTGGTGGCGGCGGTGGGAAGGCCCCTGATGGTAAAAAAGGACTGGATCAGGGAAGGGGCCGCCGTTATTGACGTCGGCATGAACCAGGTTCTCAGGGAGAATGCCCCGGAGATTCTCATGAAGGACCCGGGGCGGGTTAGGGACTTCGAAAAAAAGGGGTACACCCTGGTCGGTGACGTGTCGCCGGACGCTGTAGAGGCCGCCGGCTGGTATACCCCCGTTCCCGGGGGGGTCGGCCCCATGACCCGCGCTATGCTCATGGCGAACACCGTCCAGGCCGCCGGGTGGCGGTTGGGGCGTGGTTATTGA
- the cheC gene encoding cheY-P phosphatase CheC produces MSDNIDSLSSLTRREISTIREICSIAVAQAAGTLSKLMDIGVTLSVPDLHVLPPEEMSSLFGEMNVSAVGVLIPFRGDIQGNMLLLFPDDGAGELNRILFPQGGVENRELVDSAFREIGNILSGVFLTILSRLSGQIILNLPPIIARDMAGALLDAILADIGSTSDRIIALSSSMEDSSENPLVKVVIIPDPGGLDLFLKAGKRLVKLDRSSHGSGE; encoded by the coding sequence ATGAGCGATAACATAGATAGCCTTTCCTCCCTTACCCGAAGGGAGATCAGCACAATCAGGGAAATATGTTCCATAGCCGTCGCTCAGGCAGCCGGCACCCTGTCAAAATTGATGGACATCGGCGTTACATTGTCGGTTCCTGATCTGCACGTCCTTCCCCCGGAAGAAATGTCATCCCTGTTTGGGGAGATGAATGTCTCCGCGGTGGGGGTGCTTATCCCTTTTCGTGGGGATATACAGGGGAATATGCTGCTGCTGTTTCCGGATGATGGGGCCGGAGAACTGAACAGGATCCTGTTCCCCCAAGGGGGTGTGGAGAACAGGGAACTGGTGGACTCGGCATTCAGGGAAATCGGCAATATCCTGTCGGGAGTGTTTCTGACGATCCTTTCCCGCCTCTCGGGGCAAATCATCCTCAACCTTCCCCCCATTATTGCCAGAGATATGGCGGGGGCGCTTCTGGACGCTATCCTGGCGGACATAGGGTCCACCTCAGACAGGATAATTGCCCTTTCATCGAGTATGGAGGACAGCTCCGAAAACCCCCTGGTGAAAGTGGTAATCATTCCGGATCCGGGGGGGCTGGATCTTTTTCTCAAGGCGGGAAAAAGGTTGGTGAAGTTGGATAGGTCCTCCCATGGAAGCGGTGAATGA